One Maribacter cobaltidurans genomic window carries:
- a CDS encoding LacI family DNA-binding transcriptional regulator yields the protein MKTNKEVTIYDIANKLNLATSTISRGLKGHHTINKKTVEKIKKTAAEMGYSPNNLAASLRGNKMKTIGVLLPMVTPFISSLISGIEIVAQKSGYTILIMQSHDSYETEVNLTQSLYDNRVSGVICSLALETKNTDHFKRFTDNNTALVFVDRVPENFDTYNVVIDNYRAGYKATKHLIEQGCKRIAYITAGIDFSVYRERKKGYLAALQEHNLPIEDELVVRADSIKYQDAARASEKLLQLKNRPDAIFAPGDTIGVSAIQTAKKMGIKVPEELAVVGFNDDSISSIIEPNLSTVTHPAFEMGKTAAEIILKSIKNAKRKSEIVKQITYLNTEVLVRQSSKRK from the coding sequence ATGAAAACCAATAAGGAAGTTACGATTTATGATATAGCGAATAAACTGAATTTAGCCACTTCAACTATTTCTAGAGGTTTAAAAGGTCATCATACCATAAATAAAAAGACCGTTGAGAAAATAAAAAAAACCGCCGCGGAAATGGGATATAGCCCAAATAATCTAGCGGCAAGCCTCAGAGGAAATAAAATGAAAACTATTGGAGTTCTGCTTCCCATGGTTACCCCATTTATTTCTTCTCTAATAAGTGGAATTGAGATAGTTGCTCAGAAATCGGGCTATACTATTTTAATCATGCAGTCCCATGATTCCTATGAAACCGAAGTTAATCTGACCCAATCTTTATATGATAACAGGGTAAGTGGCGTAATTTGTTCTTTGGCTTTGGAAACCAAGAATACCGATCATTTTAAAAGATTCACGGATAATAATACGGCTTTAGTTTTTGTGGACAGGGTCCCCGAAAATTTTGACACTTATAATGTGGTCATTGACAACTATAGAGCTGGGTATAAAGCAACAAAACACTTAATTGAACAAGGTTGTAAACGTATTGCCTATATAACCGCCGGAATCGATTTTAGCGTTTATCGCGAAAGAAAAAAAGGGTATTTGGCAGCACTTCAAGAACATAATCTACCTATTGAGGATGAACTTGTGGTTAGAGCTGATTCTATTAAATATCAAGACGCGGCAAGGGCCAGTGAAAAATTGCTTCAATTAAAAAATCGTCCCGACGCCATATTTGCACCGGGAGATACCATCGGTGTCAGTGCCATACAAACAGCTAAAAAAATGGGTATAAAAGTACCTGAAGAACTTGCTGTGGTTGGCTTTAACGACGATTCTATTTCCAGCATAATAGAACCCAATTTATCAACTGTTACCCATCCTGCTTTTGAAATGGGGAAAACCGCAGCAGAAATTATTCTGAAAAGCATTAAAAATGCCAAGCGAAAAAGTGAAATTGTAAAACAAATAACTTATTTGAACACCGAGGTTTTGGTGAGACAATCTTCCAAAAGAAAATAA
- a CDS encoding SGNH/GDSL hydrolase family protein, which produces MKKNTLFKIISILLPIIFLFIVEIVLRLADYGSNYNLFNVVRVADKPDYLVMNKRIAGKYFKENGLRADNQSDLFLRTKTDSTFRVFVQGASTVVGYPFYKGGSFPRMLKHRLSLTFPEKNIEVVNTGITAVNSYTLWDLTDDIIAQQPDVVIIYAGHNEYYGALGAGSSITYGSHPSFIRLYLSLKELRVFQLFENGIQKLVSSNAQKPSERNTTLMEVLAKDQRIPYRSAKYEEGLEQFEANLGKVLSKYADHDIPVILSTVVSNEKDIEPFISDSIPDTLNFLNGIEQESITSKKLARNNAKAAFLLGKHYLEKNQDSANKYLSMAKELDFLRFRAPEEINTIITDLSQKYHVALVDMEAVFRSYSPQSIIGDELMTEHVHPNIKGQFLMADAFYNQIKQLDLLEDWENNIGYDEAFNDIPVTRIDSLQGQLVVEELKRSWPYDLEMSGMRPTSSFNESTSFDELLAQDIHQKKATWDNAMALAYNTYKADGKFRKALHVAESLIFEYPEQGRVYQMAGEISLALEEFKNAAYYFSKSNYLDSSVKSAEGLAKAYIQLQMGQRAEKVLSVARNKGLNVRSLSEIKKEITTSLD; this is translated from the coding sequence ATGAAGAAAAATACACTGTTTAAAATAATAAGCATTTTACTTCCGATTATTTTTTTGTTTATTGTAGAAATTGTGCTTAGGTTGGCAGACTACGGTTCCAACTATAATTTGTTCAATGTAGTCCGAGTGGCCGATAAGCCGGATTATCTCGTAATGAACAAGCGCATTGCTGGGAAGTATTTTAAGGAGAACGGACTTCGTGCGGATAACCAATCCGATTTATTTCTTAGAACCAAGACAGATAGTACCTTTCGGGTTTTTGTTCAGGGAGCCTCAACTGTCGTTGGGTATCCTTTTTATAAGGGTGGCTCCTTTCCTAGAATGTTGAAGCATAGACTATCGCTTACATTTCCTGAAAAAAATATTGAGGTGGTCAATACCGGAATCACCGCTGTTAACTCCTATACCCTTTGGGATTTAACCGATGATATTATCGCTCAACAGCCAGATGTTGTCATAATCTATGCAGGACATAATGAATATTACGGAGCCCTTGGAGCCGGCTCTTCTATTACCTATGGTTCCCACCCAAGTTTTATTAGGCTTTACTTAAGTTTGAAGGAATTGCGGGTATTTCAGCTTTTTGAAAATGGAATCCAAAAGTTGGTTTCATCCAACGCGCAAAAACCTTCCGAAAGAAATACAACACTCATGGAAGTTTTGGCCAAGGATCAACGAATTCCTTATCGCTCTGCCAAGTACGAGGAAGGACTGGAACAATTTGAAGCTAATTTGGGGAAAGTGTTGTCCAAATATGCAGACCATGACATACCAGTGATTTTATCCACCGTGGTAAGCAATGAAAAGGATATAGAACCCTTTATAAGTGATAGTATACCGGATACTTTGAATTTTTTAAATGGCATAGAACAAGAATCCATTACGTCCAAAAAATTGGCTCGGAATAATGCAAAGGCAGCTTTCTTGTTGGGAAAACATTATCTAGAGAAAAACCAGGATTCTGCCAATAAATATTTAAGCATGGCCAAGGAACTAGATTTTCTTAGGTTCAGGGCTCCTGAAGAAATAAATACGATAATAACGGATTTGTCCCAAAAGTATCATGTCGCTCTAGTAGATATGGAGGCGGTCTTTAGATCATATTCACCACAATCTATAATTGGTGACGAATTGATGACGGAACATGTACACCCGAATATTAAGGGCCAATTTTTAATGGCGGATGCATTTTACAATCAGATAAAGCAGTTGGACTTGTTGGAAGATTGGGAAAATAACATTGGGTATGATGAAGCTTTCAATGATATTCCGGTAACCAGAATAGATTCTCTTCAAGGACAGTTAGTTGTGGAAGAGTTAAAGCGATCTTGGCCATATGATCTGGAAATGTCCGGTATGCGACCAACTTCCAGCTTCAATGAATCGACCTCCTTTGATGAACTTTTGGCGCAGGACATTCATCAAAAGAAGGCCACATGGGATAACGCTATGGCCTTGGCCTATAATACGTATAAGGCAGATGGTAAGTTTAGAAAAGCCTTGCATGTGGCGGAATCCTTGATTTTTGAATATCCGGAACAAGGTAGGGTATATCAAATGGCAGGCGAAATATCTCTGGCACTGGAGGAATTCAAAAATGCGGCATACTATTTTTCAAAATCCAATTACTTGGATAGCAGTGTTAAAAGCGCTGAAGGATTGGCTAAAGCATACATTCAACTTCAAATGGGTCAACGGGCCGAGAAGGTTTTATCCGTCGCACGAAATAAGGGCTTAAATGTGCGAAGTTTATCCGAAATTAAAAAGGAAATAACGACATCTCTGGATTGA
- a CDS encoding VCBS repeat-containing protein, with the protein MNSITLHLSKIIIFGLFLTVLGSCTQNEVTKKRTTAKTLFSLLPNEETNVHFKNTVEETSEFNILNYYDMYNGGGVAIGDVNNDGLQDIYFSSNQQSNKLYVNKGGFKFEDVTNVAEVNDQEGWTTGISMIDINNDGWMDIYVCKSASIENNELRKNKLFVNQKNGTFKEEALKWGLDDDGFSTQAYFFDYDKDGDLDMYLINHRIDFLNSVNLKEIVEDKAYYPQTSDHLYRNDGEKFTDVTRESGIVNKEFSLSASIGDFNNDGWLDVFVANDFITPDKLYINNKNGTFSNEINTRLKHISYSSMGSDFADINNDFLPDLLVLDMSAEDHRRGKQNMASMNTEGFWWIVEAGFHYPYMSNVLNLNNGNGYFSDIAQVSGISKTDWSWAPLIADYDGDGFKDVFITNGIKREIANQDFGNFLDAHQDSLERMPIDQILSEMPSDKLQNYIFKNKKDLSFAKVIEDWGLDQAVNSNGAAYGDLDNDGDLDLVINNLEDEASIYENNSTSNFLNINLVGDSKNINAIGSKVKVYTDSTEQLQELFLSRGYQSSVSPIMNFGLGNQERINRVEVVWADGAISTLEDVAVNQTLNLDKKDAKPESETAYERPANFTQINPESLGISYKHDENNFNDFSKQVLLPQKQSQQGPAFATGDVNNDGLSDMFLGGGPGQPAHLYVQNNKGKFVESEQNVFVEDKDYEDNGAHFFDADGDGDMDLYVTSGGYELNENSILLQDRLYINGGNAQFTKSNGLPKMLTSTKAVVSYDYDKDGDEDLIVGGRVIPGKYPLSPTSYVLNNSNGCFTDETENIAPDFREIGLVNDMIVSDYDGDGQKDLIVVGEWMPITIFKTENGVFQKQELSSLADTQGWWNTVSEIDFDNDGDMDYFVGNLGANNKFHPSMEKPLHVYGNNFDSDGHYDMILSKIYNGKLVPVRGKECSTTQNPFVSQKIKSYEEFANSTLTDIYGEEEIENSFHKQVTEFESVYLENQGNGAFSVHHLPVSAQLGPTMSFAFTDVNNDGHLDVIGVGAIHESEVETVKYDSNIGYILLGDSKGGLAPYKDISFYNGLNAKKMDLVMLQEEPYVFIANNNRPLTIFKFR; encoded by the coding sequence TTGAATAGTATCACTTTACACTTGTCAAAAATTATAATTTTTGGATTGTTTTTAACAGTTCTCGGTTCGTGCACTCAAAATGAGGTAACCAAAAAAAGAACAACGGCAAAAACCCTCTTTTCCCTACTACCCAATGAAGAGACTAATGTTCATTTTAAAAATACAGTAGAAGAAACCTCGGAATTCAACATTCTAAACTATTATGATATGTATAATGGGGGCGGAGTGGCAATAGGAGATGTCAACAATGATGGTCTGCAGGATATCTATTTTTCTTCAAATCAACAATCTAACAAATTATATGTCAATAAGGGTGGATTTAAATTTGAGGACGTAACAAATGTTGCAGAGGTAAATGATCAGGAGGGTTGGACAACCGGAATTTCCATGATTGATATTAACAATGATGGGTGGATGGATATCTACGTTTGTAAATCGGCATCCATCGAAAATAATGAGCTCAGAAAAAATAAATTGTTTGTAAACCAAAAGAACGGCACTTTTAAAGAGGAAGCACTAAAATGGGGGCTGGACGATGATGGTTTTTCTACACAGGCCTATTTCTTCGATTACGATAAAGATGGGGATTTGGACATGTATCTAATAAACCATAGGATAGATTTTTTGAACTCGGTTAACCTTAAGGAGATTGTTGAGGACAAAGCATATTATCCCCAGACTTCTGATCATCTGTATCGTAATGATGGTGAAAAATTCACCGATGTAACCCGTGAGAGTGGAATCGTAAATAAGGAATTTAGTCTTAGCGCATCTATTGGTGATTTTAATAATGATGGCTGGTTAGATGTTTTTGTGGCCAACGATTTCATAACACCCGATAAACTCTATATTAACAATAAGAACGGTACATTTTCAAATGAGATAAATACAAGGTTAAAGCATATTTCCTATAGTAGTATGGGGTCTGATTTTGCGGATATCAACAATGATTTTCTACCGGACCTTCTTGTGTTGGACATGTCCGCGGAGGACCATAGGCGAGGCAAGCAGAATATGGCCAGTATGAACACCGAAGGGTTTTGGTGGATCGTAGAGGCTGGCTTTCACTACCCCTACATGTCCAATGTTTTGAATTTGAATAATGGCAATGGATACTTTAGTGATATTGCCCAGGTTTCTGGTATATCCAAAACAGATTGGAGTTGGGCCCCATTGATTGCCGATTATGACGGGGATGGTTTCAAGGATGTTTTTATTACCAATGGGATTAAACGGGAAATAGCAAATCAAGATTTTGGTAATTTTTTAGATGCCCACCAAGATTCGCTGGAGAGAATGCCAATAGATCAAATTTTAAGTGAAATGCCTTCGGATAAACTCCAGAACTATATTTTTAAGAATAAGAAAGATCTATCCTTTGCAAAAGTGATTGAAGATTGGGGGTTGGATCAGGCGGTTAACTCCAATGGAGCGGCTTACGGTGATCTGGATAATGATGGGGATTTGGATTTGGTGATAAACAATCTCGAAGATGAAGCCAGTATTTATGAGAATAACAGCACCAGTAATTTTTTGAATATCAATTTAGTGGGTGACTCAAAAAACATTAATGCCATTGGCTCCAAGGTAAAGGTATATACAGATAGTACGGAGCAACTTCAGGAACTCTTTTTGTCCCGTGGATATCAATCTTCGGTTTCACCAATAATGAATTTTGGTTTGGGTAATCAGGAGAGAATCAATCGCGTAGAAGTCGTTTGGGCAGACGGAGCCATTTCAACTTTGGAAGACGTTGCTGTAAACCAAACATTAAACTTGGATAAAAAAGATGCTAAACCTGAAAGTGAGACTGCCTACGAAAGGCCGGCAAACTTTACTCAAATTAATCCCGAATCCTTAGGGATATCCTACAAGCACGATGAGAATAATTTTAATGACTTTTCTAAACAAGTCCTTCTTCCCCAAAAGCAATCACAACAGGGTCCGGCATTCGCTACCGGGGATGTTAACAATGATGGCCTTTCCGATATGTTTTTGGGTGGCGGACCAGGTCAACCAGCACATTTATATGTTCAGAACAATAAAGGTAAGTTTGTAGAAAGTGAACAGAACGTATTTGTTGAGGACAAAGATTATGAAGATAATGGAGCCCATTTCTTTGATGCGGACGGTGATGGCGATATGGATTTATATGTGACCAGTGGAGGGTACGAGTTAAATGAAAACAGTATTCTTCTACAGGATAGATTGTATATAAACGGTGGGAATGCCCAGTTTACAAAATCCAATGGTTTGCCTAAAATGCTTACAAGTACAAAAGCTGTAGTTTCGTATGATTATGATAAGGATGGAGATGAAGATTTGATTGTTGGCGGAAGGGTAATTCCCGGTAAATATCCGCTATCGCCCACATCTTACGTCCTGAATAATTCTAATGGGTGCTTCACCGATGAAACGGAAAACATTGCGCCCGATTTTAGGGAAATAGGCCTTGTAAATGACATGATAGTATCGGATTATGATGGCGATGGACAAAAAGATTTGATTGTAGTGGGGGAGTGGATGCCCATAACTATTTTCAAAACTGAAAATGGAGTCTTTCAAAAACAGGAACTAAGTAGTTTAGCAGATACCCAAGGTTGGTGGAACACTGTTTCTGAAATTGATTTTGATAACGACGGTGATATGGATTACTTCGTTGGGAATTTGGGTGCCAACAATAAATTCCATCCCTCAATGGAAAAGCCTTTACATGTTTATGGGAACAATTTTGACAGTGACGGGCATTACGATATGATTTTAAGTAAAATTTACAACGGAAAGTTGGTACCGGTTCGTGGAAAGGAATGTTCCACCACCCAGAACCCTTTTGTTAGTCAAAAAATAAAAAGCTACGAGGAATTCGCCAATTCAACCCTTACGGACATTTACGGGGAAGAGGAGATTGAGAATTCCTTTCATAAGCAGGTGACCGAATTTGAGTCGGTTTATCTTGAAAATCAAGGCAACGGAGCGTTTTCCGTACATCATTTGCCTGTAAGTGCGCAATTAGGCCCAACCATGTCCTTCGCTTTTACGGACGTGAATAACGATGGTCATTTAGATGTCATCGGGGTTGGGGCTATCCATGAATCCGAGGTGGAGACTGTCAAATACGATTCTAACATTGGGTACATACTCTTGGGCGATTCCAAGGGAGGCTTAGCACCCTATAAGGATATCAGCTTCTACAACGGACTAAATGCCAAAAAAATGGATTTGGTTATGCTACAGGAAGAACCGTATGTATTTATCGCAAACAATAATAGGCCCCTCACGATATTCAAGTTTAGGTAA
- a CDS encoding DUF5989 family protein, which translates to MDFIGDFFLFLKERKKWWLIPLIIIFLIFGILIFLTSSSALAPFIYTLF; encoded by the coding sequence ATGGATTTTATCGGGGATTTTTTTCTTTTTTTAAAAGAGCGAAAAAAATGGTGGCTCATACCGTTAATAATCATATTCTTAATATTTGGAATATTAATTTTCCTTACCAGTAGCTCAGCTTTGGCCCCTTTTATATATACCTTATTTTAA
- a CDS encoding sialate O-acetylesterase has protein sequence MKKIQLSIIFLCLAFSSSFLNAQIKLPRLISDGLVLQRNAEVPIWGWAGANENITVSFNGKKYKTKSDKDGIWRVTLRKTKAGGPYNMLISGKDNTVEVKDILIGDVWFCNGQSNMVHQLDIHDVPYEKEIKNANNPYIRHFKIPTTTSVSGPKEDLKGGEWIKAVGEEVRPFSAVAYFFAKKIYEQYKIPIGLVNASVGGTPIEAWIPEEGYTDFPDILKIIEENKDTALVNSLMENRPDLNRESKVLDKGLTGDLKWYDVNFEPKEWRRINIPGYWEDQGARDLNGVVWYRREIEIPESMVGKKSRVFLGRIVDADELYINGVLVGNKTYQYPQRRYAVPDTLLKAGKNTFVVRVTNTQGKGGFVPDKPYYIFTEKDTVDLKGYWQYKVGEVYKPFDFSSENGNQPTQRRINPQNEPTSLYNAMVAPYKDFPMKGVLWYQGESNTEQPEIYDDYLHALVKGLRTVFNDSELPFIYAQLPNFMDVTYLPTESNWAELRQSQLNALDIPNTAMTVNIELGEWNDIHPDNKKDVGERMALAALHLAYGQDLVYSGPIFKDYEMKGDKIIVSFEHVGSGLVTDDGEPLSEFAIAGEDKEFVWAQAKIEGDHVVVWSEEVPNPKFVRYAWADNPDNPNLYNKDGLPASPFETE, from the coding sequence ATGAAGAAAATCCAACTCTCAATTATTTTTTTGTGCCTTGCTTTTTCCAGTTCTTTTTTGAATGCCCAGATCAAACTACCTAGATTGATCAGTGATGGTTTGGTACTACAACGAAATGCGGAAGTACCTATTTGGGGTTGGGCTGGAGCGAACGAAAACATAACAGTTTCTTTCAACGGAAAAAAATATAAAACAAAATCCGATAAAGATGGTATTTGGAGGGTGACTTTGCGCAAAACGAAGGCTGGTGGACCTTACAATATGTTAATATCAGGTAAAGACAATACGGTAGAGGTAAAGGATATCTTAATTGGTGATGTTTGGTTCTGTAATGGCCAATCCAATATGGTACATCAATTGGATATTCATGATGTTCCGTACGAAAAGGAAATAAAGAACGCCAACAACCCATATATAAGACATTTTAAAATCCCAACTACTACGAGTGTTTCGGGACCTAAAGAGGATTTGAAGGGTGGTGAATGGATTAAGGCCGTTGGTGAGGAGGTTAGACCTTTTTCTGCCGTGGCTTATTTTTTTGCCAAAAAAATTTATGAGCAATATAAAATTCCAATTGGCTTGGTAAATGCTAGCGTGGGAGGCACACCTATAGAGGCATGGATTCCGGAGGAAGGCTATACTGATTTTCCGGATATTCTGAAGATTATTGAAGAGAATAAGGATACCGCTTTGGTGAACAGTCTTATGGAAAATAGACCTGATTTAAATAGGGAATCCAAGGTTTTGGACAAAGGTCTTACTGGGGATTTAAAATGGTATGATGTCAACTTTGAGCCCAAAGAATGGCGTAGAATAAATATACCCGGTTATTGGGAGGACCAAGGTGCCAGAGATTTGAACGGTGTGGTTTGGTATAGAAGGGAAATTGAAATTCCGGAGTCCATGGTCGGTAAAAAGTCAAGGGTATTTTTAGGAAGAATTGTAGATGCCGATGAACTTTATATTAATGGTGTTTTGGTCGGTAATAAAACATATCAATATCCACAGCGTCGATATGCTGTACCGGACACGCTTTTAAAAGCAGGTAAAAATACCTTTGTAGTACGTGTTACGAATACGCAGGGAAAGGGTGGCTTTGTGCCGGATAAGCCATATTACATTTTTACGGAAAAGGATACTGTAGATTTAAAAGGCTATTGGCAATATAAAGTTGGGGAAGTATACAAACCATTTGATTTTTCCTCTGAGAATGGGAATCAACCTACACAACGGCGAATCAACCCACAGAATGAACCGACATCATTATATAACGCCATGGTCGCACCCTATAAGGATTTCCCTATGAAAGGTGTTTTGTGGTATCAAGGTGAAAGTAATACAGAGCAACCGGAAATTTACGATGATTATTTACATGCTCTAGTAAAAGGTCTCAGAACTGTTTTTAACGATTCGGAACTTCCATTTATATATGCCCAACTGCCAAATTTTATGGATGTGACTTATCTTCCAACAGAAAGTAATTGGGCGGAGTTGAGGCAATCACAATTAAACGCATTGGATATACCCAATACCGCCATGACCGTAAATATTGAACTAGGGGAGTGGAACGATATTCATCCGGACAATAAAAAGGATGTTGGTGAACGTATGGCCTTGGCAGCGCTTCATTTGGCATATGGCCAAGACCTTGTTTATTCCGGACCTATATTTAAGGATTATGAAATGAAAGGGGATAAGATAATTGTTTCTTTTGAACATGTTGGTAGTGGCCTTGTTACGGATGACGGAGAACCATTAAGCGAGTTTGCTATTGCTGGCGAGGACAAAGAATTTGTTTGGGCTCAAGCTAAAATAGAAGGAGACCATGTAGTGGTATGGAGTGAAGAAGTACCCAATCCAAAATTTGTACGTTATGCCTGGGCGGACAACCCGGATAATCCTAATCTTTATAATAAGGATGGTTTGCCGGCATCTCCTTTTGAGACGGAGTAG